A window of the Lysinibacillus irui genome harbors these coding sequences:
- a CDS encoding tryptophan transporter, whose protein sequence is MNTKNLVLMALLIGVGAALYVVTPGMVNGMKPDFMLTMMFIGILLFPTVKETFLLSLSTGVLSGLFTTFPAGLVPNIIDKAVTGFVFLACLLILKKLASHFAVSAVLVGLGTILSGTVFLSVALFVFNANVGATFTMLFIGVVLPAVAFNVVAFAVIYPIVAKLVKRSKFNTAISQIS, encoded by the coding sequence ATGAATACGAAGAATTTAGTTTTAATGGCACTATTAATTGGTGTCGGTGCAGCCCTTTATGTGGTTACACCAGGAATGGTAAATGGTATGAAACCTGATTTCATGTTAACAATGATGTTTATTGGAATATTATTGTTCCCAACTGTGAAAGAAACGTTCTTACTATCACTTTCAACGGGTGTACTTTCAGGTTTATTTACAACATTCCCAGCAGGTCTTGTCCCGAATATTATCGATAAAGCTGTTACAGGCTTTGTATTTTTAGCCTGTTTATTGATTCTAAAAAAACTGGCAAGTCATTTCGCTGTTTCTGCTGTTTTAGTTGGTTTAGGTACCATTCTATCAGGAACTGTCTTTTTAAGCGTCGCGCTTTTTGTATTCAATGCAAATGTCGGTGCAACCTTTACAATGCTATTTATTGGCGTTGTCCTGCCAGCTGTTGCATTTAACGTCGTTGCTTTTGCTGTCATTTATCCAATTGTCG